A genomic region of Candidatus Krumholzibacteriia bacterium contains the following coding sequences:
- a CDS encoding chemotaxis response regulator protein-glutamate methylesterase, translating into MTIRILIVDDSAFIRRALKRILGSDPDFEVTASAANGHLALRALEQHDIDAVVLDVEMPVMNGLETLEAIRARDRSLPVVMFSTLTTQGGEAALEALARGASDCVAKPSNQDSQEGAFQAVRDELLPRLRSLVETHSIRRRPTRSDPPPDGPTPSTPESRPSVAIPDTVPPPRGRERKSSVDLVAIGVSTGGPNALATVLGSLPADLGVPMVITQHMPPLFTKLLAQRLDGASSLRVTEASDDVVVEPGHVHLAPGDRHLTLVRSEGAIRVKLDDGPPVNSCRPAVDVMLDSIVETHRDRVLVVILTGMGRDGLEGCRKLGELGAHVVVQDAESSVVWGMPGHVAKEGLADSIVSIDSIASEITSVVRAGARASQNPVRAGVTP; encoded by the coding sequence ATGACCATCCGCATCCTCATCGTCGACGACAGCGCGTTCATCCGCCGCGCGCTGAAGAGGATCCTGGGCAGCGACCCGGACTTCGAGGTGACCGCGTCGGCGGCCAACGGTCACCTGGCGCTGCGCGCCCTCGAGCAGCACGACATCGATGCGGTGGTCCTCGACGTCGAGATGCCCGTGATGAACGGCCTCGAGACCCTCGAGGCGATCCGGGCCCGCGACCGGTCGTTGCCGGTCGTCATGTTCAGCACGCTGACCACGCAGGGCGGCGAGGCGGCCCTGGAGGCCCTGGCCCGTGGGGCCAGTGACTGCGTGGCGAAACCCAGCAACCAGGACAGTCAGGAAGGAGCCTTCCAGGCCGTCCGCGACGAACTGCTCCCCCGTCTGCGCTCGCTGGTCGAAACGCACTCGATCCGGCGACGGCCGACACGAAGCGACCCGCCTCCCGATGGTCCGACGCCGAGCACTCCGGAGTCTCGACCCTCGGTCGCGATTCCGGACACGGTGCCCCCGCCGCGAGGCCGCGAACGGAAGAGCTCCGTCGACCTGGTCGCGATCGGGGTCTCCACCGGAGGGCCGAACGCGCTGGCCACCGTGCTCGGATCCCTTCCCGCCGATCTGGGTGTCCCGATGGTGATCACCCAGCACATGCCACCGCTGTTCACCAAGCTCCTGGCACAACGACTCGACGGAGCGTCGTCGCTACGGGTGACCGAGGCGAGCGACGACGTGGTCGTCGAGCCGGGTCACGTCCACCTCGCCCCCGGCGACCGGCACCTGACGCTCGTCCGATCCGAGGGCGCGATCCGGGTGAAGCTGGACGACGGGCCTCCGGTGAACTCCTGCCGACCCGCTGTCGACGTCATGCTCGACTCGATCGTCGAGACGCACCGCGACCGCGTGCTCGTGGTGATCCTCACGGGCATGGGCCGCGACGGACTCGAGGGTTGTCGGAAACTGGGCGAACTCGGGGCCCACGTCGTCGTCCAGGACGCCGAGTCGTCGGTGGTGTGGGGAATGCCGGGTCACGTGGCCAAGGAAGGGCTGGCCGATTCGATCGTGTCGATCGACTCCATCGCGTCCGAGATCACGAGCGTCGTACGGGCCGGTGCCCGCGCGAGCCAGAACCCGGTCCGAGCGGGAGTGACACCATGA
- a CDS encoding chemotaxis protein CheW gives MPNETQYCTFYLDDDFFGIEVGRVQEILRFQEMTEVPLSAPVIRGLINLRGQIMTAVDLRERVGLPPRSDGRRPINVVIRRPDGGVSLLVDEIGDVMSPADDLLEAAPENVNPRIRALLAGVYKLEGRLLQILDPDKLMEFEGAAA, from the coding sequence GTGCCCAACGAGACGCAGTACTGCACCTTCTACCTCGACGACGACTTCTTCGGGATCGAAGTCGGTCGTGTCCAGGAGATCCTGCGCTTCCAGGAGATGACCGAGGTCCCGCTGAGCGCTCCGGTGATCCGGGGCCTCATCAACCTGCGGGGGCAGATCATGACTGCGGTCGACCTCCGTGAGCGCGTCGGTCTGCCACCGCGCTCCGACGGACGACGTCCGATCAACGTCGTGATCCGCCGTCCGGACGGCGGCGTCAGCCTGCTGGTCGACGAGATCGGCGACGTCATGTCGCCGGCCGACGACCTGCTCGAAGCCGCCCCCGAGAACGTGAATCCCCGGATCCGCGCCCTGCTCGCGGGCGTGTACAAGCTCGAGGGCCGCCTGCTGCAGATCCTCGATCCGGACAAGCTCATGGAATTCGAGGGCGCGGCCGCCTGA
- a CDS encoding chemotaxis protein CheW has protein sequence MSELDEVLQEFLVESYENLDQLEQDMVSLEENPQETDIIASIFRTIHTIKGTCGFLGFGKLEKVTHTGENLLSLLRDGHWAVNRPITDTLLHMGDAVREMLGHIESTQTEGDTDYSALIAELERLQKTGGLEDGAEDADAATDVQTEDVTDGTEAPDETGADDACDDHAGTADADPAVDQVHAATVQVSKAAPTNESQAPSEQAQARADAAARSATEQAIRVDVGLLDKLMNLVGELVLARNQILQYGAQVQNPVFASTTQRLNVLTSELQENVMKTRMQPIGNIWNKLPRVVRDLANSCGKKIRLEMEGKDTELDKTLIEAIKDPLTHLVRNAVDHGVEDCETRRANGKPAEGVLLLRAFHEGGLVNIEIADDGGGIDTGAIAAKAVRNGLITEDQAEAMSEREVANLIFKAGLSTAKQVTNVSGRGVGMDVVRTNIEKIGGTIEIQTRAGQGTTFRIKIPLTLAIIPAQIVAAAQNRFAIPQVSLIELLRLEGDVARNGIELIHGTPVYRLRGNLLPLVYLNRELGLPEAELDPDDPIVNIVVLQADERDFGLVVDSINDTEEIVVKPLGSEIKNLATYAGATIMGDGAVALILDVIGVAQGAGVLSEIREHGAALQDDGADDAGERKTLLLFTVGEGSRLGMPLEMVARLEEFEPERVEQAGTQQVVQYRDELLPLIPVSNVLGGYAPRPREADEKLQVVVYTKNDRSVGLLVDDIVDIVHENITVKRESDRPGLLGSAVIQGRVTDLVDAEGVIRAADPSFFTQQETAIA, from the coding sequence ATGAGCGAACTGGACGAAGTCCTCCAGGAATTCCTCGTCGAGAGTTACGAGAACCTCGATCAGCTCGAGCAGGACATGGTCTCGCTCGAGGAGAATCCGCAGGAGACCGACATCATCGCGTCGATCTTCCGGACGATCCACACGATCAAGGGTACCTGCGGGTTCCTCGGCTTCGGCAAGCTCGAGAAGGTCACCCACACCGGGGAGAACCTCCTGAGCCTGCTGCGCGACGGCCACTGGGCCGTGAACCGCCCGATCACCGACACCCTGCTGCACATGGGCGACGCGGTGCGCGAGATGCTCGGACACATCGAGTCGACGCAGACCGAAGGGGACACCGACTACTCCGCCCTGATCGCCGAGCTCGAGCGCCTGCAGAAGACGGGCGGTCTCGAGGACGGCGCGGAGGACGCGGACGCAGCCACCGACGTGCAGACCGAAGACGTCACGGACGGGACGGAGGCGCCCGACGAGACCGGGGCCGACGACGCGTGCGACGACCACGCCGGGACGGCCGATGCCGACCCGGCCGTCGATCAGGTCCACGCCGCGACGGTGCAGGTCAGCAAGGCGGCACCGACGAACGAATCGCAGGCACCGTCGGAACAGGCCCAGGCGAGAGCCGATGCCGCCGCCAGGAGCGCCACCGAACAGGCGATCCGGGTCGACGTCGGCCTGCTCGACAAGCTCATGAACCTGGTCGGCGAGCTCGTCCTCGCCCGCAACCAGATCCTCCAGTACGGAGCCCAGGTCCAGAACCCGGTCTTCGCCTCGACCACGCAGAGGCTGAACGTTCTCACCTCCGAGCTGCAGGAGAACGTCATGAAGACGCGCATGCAGCCGATCGGGAACATCTGGAACAAGCTTCCCCGCGTGGTCCGCGACCTCGCCAACTCCTGCGGCAAGAAGATCCGGCTGGAGATGGAGGGCAAGGACACCGAACTCGACAAGACCCTGATCGAGGCGATCAAGGATCCGCTGACCCACCTCGTCCGCAACGCCGTCGACCACGGCGTGGAGGACTGCGAGACGCGCAGGGCGAACGGCAAGCCCGCCGAGGGAGTGCTGTTGCTCCGCGCCTTCCACGAGGGCGGGCTGGTGAACATCGAGATCGCCGACGACGGCGGCGGCATCGACACCGGCGCCATCGCCGCCAAGGCGGTCCGCAACGGTCTCATCACCGAGGACCAGGCCGAGGCGATGAGCGAACGCGAGGTCGCGAACCTGATCTTCAAGGCCGGCCTGTCGACGGCCAAGCAGGTGACGAACGTGTCCGGGCGCGGCGTCGGCATGGACGTGGTCCGCACGAACATCGAGAAGATCGGCGGCACCATCGAGATCCAGACCCGCGCGGGACAGGGCACGACCTTCCGGATCAAGATTCCGCTCACACTCGCGATCATCCCGGCGCAGATCGTCGCGGCCGCGCAGAACCGTTTCGCGATCCCGCAGGTGAGCCTGATCGAACTGCTGCGTCTCGAGGGCGACGTGGCCCGCAACGGGATCGAGCTGATCCACGGGACGCCGGTCTACCGACTGCGTGGCAACCTGCTGCCCCTGGTCTACCTGAATCGCGAGCTGGGCCTGCCCGAGGCCGAGCTCGACCCCGACGACCCGATCGTGAACATCGTCGTGCTCCAGGCCGACGAACGGGATTTCGGCCTGGTCGTCGACTCGATCAACGACACCGAGGAGATCGTGGTCAAGCCACTGGGTTCGGAGATCAAGAACCTGGCGACCTACGCCGGGGCGACGATCATGGGCGACGGCGCGGTGGCGCTGATCCTCGACGTGATCGGTGTCGCCCAGGGCGCCGGAGTGCTCAGCGAGATCCGCGAACACGGAGCCGCCCTGCAGGACGACGGAGCCGACGACGCCGGCGAGCGGAAGACCCTGCTGCTCTTCACCGTCGGCGAGGGTTCCCGCCTGGGCATGCCGCTGGAGATGGTCGCCCGCCTCGAGGAATTCGAGCCCGAGCGCGTGGAACAGGCCGGCACCCAGCAGGTCGTCCAGTACCGCGACGAACTGCTGCCGCTGATTCCGGTCTCGAACGTCCTGGGTGGCTACGCGCCGCGGCCACGCGAGGCCGACGAGAAGCTGCAGGTCGTGGTCTACACCAAGAACGACCGCAGCGTGGGTCTGCTCGTCGACGACATCGTCGACATCGTGCACGAGAACATCACGGTCAAGCGCGAGAGCGATCGGCCGGGCCTGCTCGGCTCGGCCGTGATCCAGGGTCGCGTGACCGACCTCGTCGACGCCGAGGGCGTGATCCGGGCAGCCGACCCGTCGTTCTTCACCCAACAGGAAACGGCGATCGCCTAG
- a CDS encoding chemotaxis protein CheX translates to MTVTTPCQEWSDGLVRATDEVAREALSITAGCRRVGEAEKLSLQMSGAYLALISPEVQMQIGIAAGRGDCRRLAGALMMMEAGDPELTDSVMADAFGEIVNILAGSLKQVMDSRYRGLTLGLPTMIHGHISPNDRQDLQVTQVALGEIEAYLVVLMNKS, encoded by the coding sequence ATGACCGTGACGACTCCCTGTCAGGAGTGGTCGGACGGTCTCGTCCGCGCCACCGACGAAGTCGCGCGCGAGGCCCTCTCGATCACCGCCGGATGCCGACGTGTCGGCGAGGCCGAGAAGCTCTCGCTGCAGATGTCGGGCGCCTATCTGGCCCTCATCTCGCCCGAGGTGCAGATGCAGATCGGCATCGCCGCCGGACGCGGGGACTGCCGGCGGCTCGCCGGCGCCCTCATGATGATGGAAGCCGGCGACCCCGAGCTCACCGACTCGGTCATGGCCGACGCCTTCGGCGAGATCGTGAACATCCTGGCCGGCTCGTTGAAGCAGGTCATGGACAGCCGCTATCGAGGGTTGACGCTGGGTCTGCCGACGATGATCCACGGGCACATCTCCCCGAACGACCGCCAGGACCTCCAGGTCACCCAGGTCGCTCTGGGGGAGATCGAAGCCTATCTCGTCGTCCTCATGAACAAGAGCTGA
- a CDS encoding protein-glutamate O-methyltransferase CheR → MTIATSHFDVIREIVYRGAGIVLEPGKEYLVESRMHPILRAHSLTDLGELVTKLQSGGSAALQSEVIDAMTTNETSFFRDHHPFETLRTEVLPGTLERNQSNRSLRVWCAACSSGQEPYSIAITLQEHFGAKINGWQVEILGTDISDEMLEKSSSGAYSELEINRGLPAPLMVKHFQRVGLQWQIKPEVRRLVRFRKMNLVEPWPSMPKFDIVFLRNVLIYFDPDTKRQILGRLKSVLAPGATLFLGGAETVINFADDFEIVRLGRTVVYRVR, encoded by the coding sequence ATGACGATCGCGACCAGCCACTTCGACGTGATCCGCGAGATCGTCTACCGCGGCGCCGGAATCGTGCTCGAGCCGGGCAAGGAGTACCTGGTCGAGTCGCGCATGCACCCGATCCTGCGCGCCCACTCCCTGACCGACCTGGGCGAGCTGGTGACGAAGCTCCAGTCCGGCGGCTCCGCAGCGCTGCAGAGCGAAGTCATCGACGCGATGACCACGAACGAGACCTCGTTCTTCCGCGATCACCATCCCTTCGAGACCCTCCGGACCGAGGTCCTGCCCGGGACCCTGGAGCGCAACCAGTCCAATCGTTCGCTACGGGTCTGGTGTGCCGCCTGCTCCAGCGGTCAGGAGCCCTACTCGATCGCGATCACCCTGCAGGAGCACTTCGGGGCGAAGATCAACGGCTGGCAGGTCGAGATCCTGGGCACCGACATCTCCGACGAGATGCTCGAGAAGAGCAGCTCGGGCGCGTACAGCGAGCTCGAGATCAACCGTGGGCTGCCCGCGCCGCTCATGGTCAAACACTTCCAGAGGGTCGGCCTCCAGTGGCAGATCAAGCCCGAGGTCCGCCGACTGGTCCGGTTCCGCAAGATGAACCTGGTCGAACCCTGGCCCAGCATGCCGAAGTTCGACATCGTCTTCCTGCGGAACGTGCTGATCTACTTCGATCCCGACACCAAGCGACAGATCCTCGGACGCCTGAAGAGCGTCCTGGCCCCCGGTGCCACCCTCTTCCTGGGTGGGGCCGAGACCGTGATCAATTTCGCCGACGATTTCGAGATCGTACGGCTCGGCAGGACCGTGGTGTACCGCGTCCGCTGA
- a CDS encoding chemotaxis protein CheX, whose amino-acid sequence MQFLEAEVIELTRTVWETVLAMGIEPVEDDHHPPDGDETVSACVHISGGWNGSVILSCPSTLGIAIAAAMFELEHDEVDDELLHDAVGEVANMIGGNVKGLVPGPSQLSLPTVATGIHTRLAVPGSHPVTRVGFRSECQPVRVVLAEVNEAGADTHRSAKNAETGRKDPANVA is encoded by the coding sequence ATGCAATTCCTGGAAGCCGAAGTCATCGAACTGACGCGGACCGTGTGGGAGACCGTGTTGGCCATGGGTATCGAACCCGTCGAGGACGACCACCATCCACCCGACGGGGACGAGACCGTGTCTGCGTGCGTGCACATCTCGGGCGGCTGGAACGGCAGCGTGATCCTGTCGTGCCCGTCGACCCTCGGGATCGCCATCGCCGCCGCGATGTTCGAACTCGAGCACGACGAGGTCGACGACGAGCTGCTGCACGACGCCGTGGGCGAGGTCGCCAACATGATCGGCGGCAACGTCAAGGGCCTGGTCCCGGGACCGAGCCAGCTCTCCCTGCCGACCGTGGCCACCGGGATCCACACGCGCCTCGCGGTGCCGGGAAGTCATCCGGTCACGCGGGTCGGATTCCGCAGCGAGTGTCAACCGGTACGCGTCGTGCTCGCCGAAGTGAACGAGGCGGGTGCGGACACCCACCGTTCGGCGAAGAATGCAGAAACGGGCCGGAAGGACCCGGCGAACGTCGCCTGA
- a CDS encoding methyl-accepting chemotaxis protein, whose amino-acid sequence MDETTKTTSGSRSSREALFCGALVGLGTGTSVVVGSVAGWMPGLGLAVAWAVGGAWLAQRTIFSPLEEMADALAHDRTDQLDLNGLAAPWVRRIVDRVRDHEQAVQDRTTPVARSVRDLAQAAGQMSDLMFVMTGNAGQTSDKAQMISSHFDRVNTSVEAVSNKMQELSDTIHAVATSARDGGEVGRDAVDAARNTNENVTRLGQSSAEIGNVVKLINSIAEQTNLLALNATIEAARAGEAGRGFAVVANEVRELANETAKATGDIGLKIEAIQNDTQNAVGAIQQIGTVVERINEIQESIIGAVEEQAGTADAIRSNVKDAAESGVHIRANMAGLTTAASSAASGADETRAAIEDFSRMTTELTGLVTSLEGDVANR is encoded by the coding sequence GTGGACGAGACGACCAAGACGACATCGGGATCGCGGTCGAGCCGCGAAGCGCTGTTCTGCGGCGCGCTCGTCGGTCTGGGCACGGGCACGTCGGTGGTCGTGGGATCCGTGGCCGGATGGATGCCGGGACTCGGTCTCGCGGTGGCGTGGGCCGTGGGCGGAGCGTGGCTCGCCCAGCGGACGATCTTCTCGCCGCTCGAGGAGATGGCCGACGCCCTCGCGCACGACCGGACCGATCAGCTCGATCTCAACGGATTGGCCGCGCCGTGGGTCCGCCGGATCGTCGACCGCGTGCGGGACCACGAACAGGCGGTGCAGGACCGCACCACCCCTGTCGCCCGCAGTGTCCGCGACCTGGCCCAGGCCGCCGGCCAGATGAGCGACCTGATGTTCGTGATGACCGGCAACGCCGGCCAGACCTCCGACAAGGCGCAGATGATCAGTTCCCACTTCGACCGCGTGAACACGAGCGTCGAAGCCGTCAGCAACAAGATGCAGGAGCTGAGCGACACCATCCATGCCGTCGCCACGAGCGCACGCGACGGCGGTGAGGTCGGCCGCGACGCGGTCGACGCCGCGCGCAACACGAACGAGAACGTGACCCGTCTCGGCCAGAGCAGCGCCGAGATCGGCAACGTGGTCAAGCTGATCAACTCGATCGCCGAGCAGACCAACCTGCTGGCCCTGAACGCGACCATCGAGGCCGCTCGCGCGGGCGAGGCCGGACGCGGATTCGCCGTCGTGGCCAACGAGGTCCGCGAGCTCGCCAACGAGACGGCCAAGGCCACCGGCGACATCGGCCTGAAGATCGAAGCGATCCAGAACGACACCCAGAACGCGGTGGGCGCCATCCAGCAGATCGGCACGGTGGTCGAACGGATCAACGAGATCCAGGAATCGATCATCGGCGCCGTCGAGGAACAGGCCGGCACCGCCGACGCGATCCGCAGCAACGTGAAGGACGCCGCCGAGAGCGGCGTCCACATCCGCGCCAACATGGCCGGACTGACGACGGCGGCGAGCAGCGCCGCTTCCGGGGCGGACGAGACCCGCGCCGCCATCGAGGACTTCTCCCGTATGACCACCGAGCTCACCGGACTCGTCACGAGTCTCGAGGGCGACGTGGCCAATCGTTGA
- a CDS encoding response regulator produces the protein MRVLVIDDSRAIRMILKKTLKSIGAEVVEAGHGAEALEQLQGGEPFDLALVDWNMPEMNGYEFVKAVRKEDRYASMKLCMVTTETETAQVVKALEAGADEYIMKPFTKEALQDKLNMLGVTA, from the coding sequence ATGCGAGTACTCGTCATCGACGATTCCCGCGCCATCCGCATGATCCTGAAGAAGACGCTGAAATCCATCGGCGCCGAGGTCGTCGAGGCGGGCCACGGGGCCGAGGCCCTCGAGCAGCTGCAGGGCGGCGAACCCTTCGACCTGGCGCTGGTCGACTGGAACATGCCCGAGATGAACGGCTACGAATTCGTCAAGGCCGTCCGCAAGGAAGACCGGTACGCCTCCATGAAGCTGTGCATGGTCACGACCGAGACCGAGACCGCCCAGGTCGTCAAGGCCCTCGAAGCCGGAGCCGACGAGTACATCATGAAGCCCTTCACCAAGGAAGCGCTCCAGGACAAGCTCAACATGCTCGGCGTGACGGCCTAG
- a CDS encoding response regulator, which produces MKILIVDDSKAMRMIVKRTLKQAGYGDATMSEATNGREGLDAVKADAPDIVLCDWNMPEMNGIEFLRALRAEGNDVNFGFVTSEGTTEMRQQAQEAGAAFLISKPFTANDFSENIAAAVS; this is translated from the coding sequence ATGAAGATCCTGATCGTGGACGACAGCAAGGCCATGCGTATGATCGTCAAGCGCACCCTGAAGCAGGCCGGTTACGGCGACGCGACCATGAGCGAGGCCACGAACGGCCGCGAAGGTCTCGACGCCGTGAAGGCCGATGCACCCGACATCGTGCTGTGCGACTGGAACATGCCCGAGATGAACGGCATCGAGTTCCTGCGAGCCCTGCGCGCCGAGGGCAACGACGTGAACTTCGGCTTCGTGACGTCGGAGGGCACCACCGAGATGCGCCAGCAGGCCCAGGAGGCCGGCGCGGCGTTCCTCATCAGCAAGCCCTTCACGGCGAACGACTTCTCCGAGAACATCGCGGCGGCCGTCTCATGA